The Pirellulales bacterium DNA segment GATATTAATTCCGCCTGATTTCCGGGTTCAATTCTGGACTAAGACGGCGCATCGGGCCACAAAAGACGCCGACCGAGGACTTGTCGGCGTTTGCTGATGCAACTTAGTCTGCGATTCCTTCCTTGGCGAACCACTGGCTGAGGGCCAAGTCGACGATTTCCTGGGCACTATCCGGCCAGCGGCGATTTAGTTTTTGCTCCAAGCAAACACGCTTTAGGGTATTTGCGGTTTCTGGCCGAATGCGCGTGGTGAGCGGGACGAGAATCTGATCGATATACGGAGTTTCGGAAAGAAAAGTTGTTGAGGTCGGCTGAGTTGTGCCGCCGCGCCGCAACATGGCCAGCGAATCCAACAAAACGGTGTTGCCCACCAGGTCGAGAATTGCGTCGATTTTTTTCGCCTCGGGAATGTGCTTCGACAGATCGGGCCGCTCGATTTCGCAGCGCTCGGCTCCCAACTTTTCCAACTGGGTGAATCGTTCCGGATTGCGAGTCGTGGCGATCACTCGCAGTCCAGCGTTGACCGCCATTTTCAGCGCCGCCTGACCGAATGATGAAGTAGCGCCACGAATGACAAGCAGTTGGCCACGTTGAATTTCCAGATTTCGGTACAGGCAAGTCCAGGCGGTCGCATACGTTTCTGGAATCGCGGCCAACTCCGCCCAAGGCAAATCAGC contains these protein-coding regions:
- a CDS encoding zinc-binding dehydrogenase; this translates as MRAILRRHFGGPEVLEIREMPEPEPKAGHAVIEVKAFGLNHAELHMRKGEWAEIADVSGIECVGIIKSCPGGEFPVGAKVAALMGGLGRTINGSYAEYTRAPVSNIALIDADLPWAELAAIPETYATAWTCLYRNLEIQRGQLLVIRGATSSFGQAALKMAVNAGLRVIATTRNPERFTQLEKLGAERCEIERPDLSKHIPEAKKIDAILDLVGNTVLLDSLAMLRRGGTTQPTSTTFLSETPYIDQILVPLTTRIRPETANTLKRVCLEQKLNRRWPDSAQEIVDLALSQWFAKEGIAD